The Pristiophorus japonicus isolate sPriJap1 chromosome 3, sPriJap1.hap1, whole genome shotgun sequence genome has a segment encoding these proteins:
- the LOC139259931 gene encoding caveolae-associated protein 2-like yields the protein MGEDGVQAEKSSAEAVQGGGEPSPPPSPSLHSSPPPSPAPGHVAGPMSAESMREGSQVNAITVLALLDKLVNMLDTVQDNQKKMEHRQIGVESSVKGIQSDITKLSKSHSTTSNTVNKLLDKSRKVSTNVKEMRERLDKQTAQVKKLETNQAQLLKKNNFRVLIFQEEAEIPANLFVEKPKEDVAEEECVDENKAVEDTPPSLELSSDEDIHEGEDNDEIHDEDKSEKLEQSRAAKIKRSSMKKVDSIKKAFSRENIEKRMNKFGTKIVSPERREKIKKSLTPSQQKPQSTKSSSFKVTPMTFKVKKVRNGETLPQSPSDTVVTLEASPSGPAEDNVFPEANLEISPSTLTAEEAKETSEKTEEEMKEAELAMESSNSQGIVMKAESTEDAEILLEALPENQQQDKAKHEASNIELHIEEPDEPAVLQIQQTA from the exons ATGGGAGAAGACGGAGTGCAAGCGGAGAAAAGTAGCGCCGAGGCCGTCCAGGGAGGCGGGGAGCCCAGCCCGCCTCCCAGCCCCAGCCTGCACTCCAGCCCGCCTCCCAGTCCGGCTCCCGGACACGTTGCCGGGCCCATGTCGGCCGAGTCAATGCGGGAGGGCTCGCAGGTTAACGCTATCACCGTGCTGGCTCTGCTGGACAAGCTGGTCAACATGCTGGACACGGTGCAGGACAACCAGAAGAAGATGGAGCACCGGCAGATCGGGGTGGAGAGCTCGGTGAAGGGCATCCAGAGCGACATCACCAAACTGTCCAAGAGCCACAGCACCACCAGCAACACCGTCAACAAGCTGCTGGACAAATCGCGGAAGGTCAGCACCAACGTCAAGGAGATGCGGGAGCGCCTGGACAAGCAGACGGCGCAGGTGAAGAAGTTGGAGACCAACCAGGCGCAGCTCCTGAAGAAAAACAACTTCCGAGTCTTAATCTTCCAG GAGGAAGCAGAGATCCCAGCCAACCTTTTTGTTGAAAAGCCGAAAGAAGACGTGGCAGAGGAAGAATGTGTGGACGAGAACAAAGCGGTGGAAGATACCCCTCCATCTCTGGAGTTGTCCTCGGATGAAGACATCCATGAAGGTGAGGACAATGACGAAATACACGATGAGGATAAATCGGAAAAGCTGGAACAATCCAGGGCTGCGAAAATCAAGAGATCAAGTATGAAGAAAGTTGACAGCATCAAGAAGGCCTTTTCCCGCGAGAACATTGAGAAAAGGATGAATAAGTTTGGCACGAAGATTGTGTCTCCCGAGAGACGAGAGAAGATTAAGAAATCGCTCACCCCGAGCCAGCAGAAGCCGCAGTCAACTAAGTCCTCCAGCTTCAAAGTAACACCCATGACTTTCAAGGTGAAAAAGGTTAGGAATGGGGAAACGCTTCCGCAGAGCCCCAGTGACACGGTCGTCACGCTGGAAGCCAGCCCATCAGGTCCTGCTGAAGATAACGTATTCCCcgaagcaaacttggaaatatcccCCAGCACTTTAACAGCCGAAGAAGCTAAAGAAACGTCAGAAAAGACAGAAGAGGAAATGAAAGAGGCGGAACTTGCGATGGAAAGCAGTAACAGCCAGGGCATTGTGATGAAGGCGGAAAGCACAGAGGATGCCGAGATCCTGCTGGAGGCCCTCCCCGAAAACCAGCAACAAGACAAAGCAAAACACGAAGCATCAAATATAGAGCTGCACATTGAGGAGCCAGATGAGCCCGCTGTTTTGCAGATACAGCAAACGGCCtaa